A stretch of the Pristis pectinata isolate sPriPec2 chromosome 7, sPriPec2.1.pri, whole genome shotgun sequence genome encodes the following:
- the LOC127572704 gene encoding arrestin domain-containing protein 3-like — MGRVKTFAILYDRPTYSCGEWVSGRIVLELTDQTEVKVLKIHAKGQAYVHWTERQSGSKSSQTRHYTQELRYFKHKYLLIGTEKDMKTLFNGESSPLQQRRCWIS; from the exons ATGGGCAGAGTGAAGACCTTCGCGATCCTCTACGACCGCCCTACCTACTCCTGCGGGGAGTGGGTCTCCGGACGGATTGTGCTGGAGCTCACGGATCAGACCGAG GTGAAAGTCCTTAAAATCCACGCCAAAGGCCAGGCGTACGTCCACTGGACGGAGAGACAGTCCGGTTCCAAGTCCAGTCAAACTCGGCATTACACTCAGGAGCTCCGATACTTCAAACACAAGTACCTGCTGATTGGGACCG agaaagacatgaagactttatTTAACGGGGAGAGTTCACctttacagcagaggaggtgctggatatcCTAA